Proteins encoded together in one Bacteroides sp. window:
- a CDS encoding M23 family peptidase, translating into MLITNFRILLLCAALLTGAAVGETAAQTGPPAAVFRAPIDIKLFLSGNFGEVRSNHFHSGIDLKTEGQPGLPVHACYDGYVSRIKVEPGGYGNAVYLKHPNG; encoded by the coding sequence ATGCTAATAACAAACTTCAGGATATTATTGTTGTGTGCTGCCCTTCTTACAGGAGCAGCAGTTGGGGAAACAGCGGCACAGACAGGCCCTCCGGCCGCAGTTTTCAGGGCACCGATTGACATTAAACTTTTTCTTTCAGGCAATTTTGGCGAGGTGAGAAGCAACCATTTTCACTCTGGCATCGACCTGAAAACCGAAGGGCAGCCCGGATTGCCGGTCCATGCATGCTACGATGGTTATGTTTCCAGGATCAAAGTTGAACCAGGGGGATACGGAAACGCCGTCTATTTAAAACATCCCAACGGGT
- a CDS encoding cell division protein ZapA: MDGKFHIKLQIVGRYYPLVIERKDEERFRKAARLINEKVAQYKQKYRDKDVQDFLAMTSLQFVLKELDLKEKLENQPIMSAIMDLTAELDDFVQNE; encoded by the coding sequence ATGGATGGTAAGTTTCATATCAAGTTACAAATTGTAGGAAGATACTATCCGCTTGTGATCGAGAGGAAGGATGAGGAGAGGTTTAGGAAAGCAGCAAGATTAATAAACGAAAAAGTAGCACAGTATAAACAAAAATACCGTGATAAAGATGTTCAGGATTTTTTAGCCATGACATCTTTGCAATTTGTGCTAAAAGAGTTAGATTTGAAAGAGAAGTTAGAAAATCAGCCGATAATGTCAGCCATCATGGATCTGACTGCAGAACTGGATGATTTTGTTCAAAATGAGTAA